In Aedes albopictus strain Foshan chromosome 3, AalbF5, whole genome shotgun sequence, the following are encoded in one genomic region:
- the LOC109415993 gene encoding dual specificity protein kinase Ttk, producing the protein MSLFHPTAKRMTTTGGGGGGGDIEPHHSDPDGQDSGEVLHTSGGSGSLSNSISNNRDKEFSDEISRRATRSFQPKRVSELPPLESESDSDDDNNLNCAILNDSFLLTPSKCADDMDSARKAPKPLPSPTNQKENVHARQKLEDKMFNATKEVEPLEVKVLKRVPLLDRRQLEKQFSLLSQSDSRLSRARDSGISSTSSSVLSAAEQVTEIEVKPVIREEVDEVELGKSLREQKIQSPPKDHLFVTPREKFPHANHRGTSSRAIISTTNRKSRNTLENEFKSQKILFATPLATGLSRPQVSANDSLSLSLVDTPIKSKDRPLSPIVEQQRPAKRSTDELFPATPGPEKRLSPAPVSKDVPAPSAATAVAMEQDSQTVVEQQPQQAKALPTITINGKEYQVLKKLGSGGSSSVFLAKQVETGVECALKLVNLEGDSSLVEGYLNETKLLAKLQGNENVVALHDYCHLPEANQLFLVMEKGDCDLHKILQNYRKDIPLYTLMQVWYQMVQCVHYIHEHGVIHLDLKPANFLMVKGRLKLIDFGIASNIAFDSTSIMKFSQAGTFNYISPEALIDTSTECSPAGTQPKIKMSKKSDIWSLGCILYLLLYKKTPFAHIKNIHTKVSTITNPNTVIEYPPLPSYYPAMLLDMLQRCLRYDAKSRASTAELLQYPFDMVIPLPATSGGTAAK; encoded by the exons ATGTCATTGTTTCATCCGACGGCGAAGCGGATGACGACGACCGGCGGTGGTGGCGGAGGAGGTGACATCGAGCCACATCATTCGGATCCGGATGGTCAGGACAGTGGAGAGGTGTTGCATACGTCCGGCGGCAGTGGGTCGCTGAGTAACAGCATATCTAACAACAG GGATAAGGAATTCTCGGATGAGATTTCACGGAGAGCGACTAGGAG TTTCCAGCCCAAGCGGGTTTCTGAGCTTCCACCGTTGGAATCGGAATCGGACTCGGACGATGACAACAATCTAAACTGCGCTATTTTAAACGATTCGTTCCTTTTGACTCCGTCGAAATGTGCCGACGATATGGACAGTGCCCGGAAGGCCCCGAAACCATTACCCAGTCCCACCAACCAGAAAGAGAATGTACACGCGCGGCAAAAGTTGGAAGATAAGATGTTCAACGCCACTAAGGAAGTTGAACCCTTGGAAGTGAAGGTTTTGAAAAGGGTTCCTCTGTTGGACAGGAGGCAGCTTGAGAAGCAGTTTTCGCTCCTATCACAGAGCGATTCGAGGTTGTCCAGGGCGAGGGATTCGGGTATTAGCAGTACTAGTTCTTCGGTTCTGTCCGCTGCGGAGCAGGTGACAGAGATCGAGGTTAAACCCGTCATCCGGGAGGAAGTGGACGAGGTCGAGTTGGGCAAAAGTCTCCGTGAGCAGAAAATCCAGTCCCCACCCAAGGATCACCTGTTCGTAACTCCACGGGAAAAGTTCCCTCACGCAAACCACCGGGGAACGTCTTCCCGGGCGATCATCTCGACGACAAATCGTAAATCTCGGAACACGCTAGAAAACGAATTCAAATCTCAGAAGATTCTCTTTGCCACCCCCTTGGCCACAGGCTTGTCCAGGCCCCAGGTCAGTGCCAACGATAGTTTATCCCTGTCTCTGGTAGATACTCCGATCAAGTCGAAAGATCGGCCACTGTCGCCGATCGTGGAACAACAGCGACCCGCAAAACGATCGACGGACGAGCTGTTTCCGGCTACTCCGGGACCGGAGAAGCGTCTCTCACCGGCACCGGTATCGAAGGATGTTCCGGCTCCAAGCGCCGCAACCGCAGTAGCGATGGAACAGGACAGCCAAACAGTAGTGGAACAACAACCTCAACAAGCGAAAGCACTTCCGACGATCACCATCAACGGGAAGGAGTACCAGGTGCTAAAGAAGCTGGGTTCCGGCGGATCCAGTTCGGTGTTTCTGGCCAAGCAGGTTGAAACCGGCGTTGAGTGTGCACTGAAG ttGGTCAATCTAGAGGGTGATTCCAGTCTCGTGGAGGGTTACCTAAACGAGACAAAGCTGTTAGCCAAACTACAAGGAAACGAGAATGTTGTAGCCCTTCATGATTA TTGCCACCTTCCGGAAGCAAATCAGCTCTTCCTCGTCATGGAGAAAGGAGATTGCGATCTGCACAAAATTCTCCAAAACTACCGCAAGGACATCCCACTGTACACGCTGATGCAGGTTTGGTACCAAATGGTGCAGTGTGTGCACTACATACACGAGCATGGAGTCATCCACCTGGACCTGAAACCGGCCAACTTCCTCATGGTCAAGGGACGCTTGAAGCTCATCGATTTCGGCATCGCCAGCAACATTGCGTTCGACTCCACCAGTATTATGAAGTTCTCCCAGGCCGGCACCTTCAACTACATCAGCCCGGAAGCGCTGATCGATACCTCGACGGAATGCAGTCCGGCCGGCACACAGCCCAAGATCAAAATGTCGAAAAAGTCCGACATCTGGTCGCTGGGTTGCATACTGTACCTACTCCTGTACAAAAAGACCCCCTTTGCCCACATTAAGAACATCCATACCAAGGTAAGCACCATCACGAATCCTAATACGGTCATTGAGTACCCTCCGCTGCCCAGTTACTATCCGGCGATGTTGCTGGACATGCTGCAGAGGTGCCTCAGATACGACGCCAAATCGAGGGCGTCCACGGCGGAACTTTTACAGTATCCGTTCGATATGGTGATACCGCTGCCAGCAACAAGCGGCGGAACCGCGGCCAAGTGA